In a single window of the Rhineura floridana isolate rRhiFlo1 chromosome 3, rRhiFlo1.hap2, whole genome shotgun sequence genome:
- the TRNT1 gene encoding CCA tRNA nucleotidyltransferase 1, mitochondrial isoform X2, whose protein sequence is MWSHLFLLGYKAGFPLSPRHSTGVKILWQSLFTMKLESSEFQSLFTPGLNSIAELFDKAKYELRIAGGAVRDLLSGMKPQDIDFATTATPIQMKEMLQAAGVRMINSRGEKHGTITARLHQENFEITTLRIDLVTDGRHAEVEFTTDWEKDAERRDLTINSMFLGLDGTLYDYFNGYDDLKNNRVRFVGHANQRIQEDYLRILRYFRFYGRIAEKPGDHDSKTLEAIKENAKGLAGISGERIWMELKKILVGNHVNNLIRLMYELDVAGYIGLPINGSLQEFDTVCKNVQNLFPNPMTVLTSLLKVPDDILKVDLRLKISKDEKNLGLFLLKHRRDLVKATDTAEPLKPYQDFIIDSREVDTASRICELLKYQGEELLLKEMQQWSVPTFPVSGHDLRKMGISSGKEIGILLQQLRDKWKNSGYQMDKEELLSYVNKV, encoded by the exons ATGTGGAGTCATCTGTTCCTTTTGGGCTATAAGGCAggttttcccctctccccccgccacagcacaggggttaaaATCCTGTGGCAATCTTTATTTACAATGAAACTTGAATCTTCAGAATTCCAGTCCCTCTTCACGCCAGGACTGAACAGCATTGCAG AATTATTTGACAAAGCAAAGTATGAACTAAGAATAGCAGGTGGTGCTGTTAGAGACTTACTCAGTGGAATGAAACCACAGGATATTGACTTTGCCACCACTGCCACTCCTATTCAGATGAAGGAAATGCTCCAGGCTGCAGGTGTCCGAATGATCAACAGCAGAGGAGAAAAACATGGAACCATCACTGCCAGG CTCCATCAGGAGAACTTTGAAATTACCACACTTAGAATTGACCTGGTTACTGATGGGAGACATGCAGAAGTGGAATTCACAACTGACTGGGAAAAAGATGCTGAGAGGAGAGATCTCACAATCAATTCTATGTTCTTAG GCTTGGATGGAACACTTTATGATTATTTCAATGGCTatgatgatttaaaaaacaacagggtCAGATTTGTAGGACATGCAAACCAGAGAATACAAGAGGATTACTTAAGAATTCTACGATACTTCAG ATTTTATGGGCGTATTGCAGAAAAGCCTGGTGACCATGACTCTAAAACTCTGGAAGCAATCAAAGAAAATGCCAAAGGTTTGGCTGGAATATCGGGCGAGAGGATCTGGATGGAGCTGAAAAAAATTCTCGTTGGGAACCATGTTAATAACCTCATCCGGCTTATGTATGAGCTTGATGTGGCTGGCTATATAG GATTACCTATAAATGGGAGCTTACAGGAGTTTGACACAGTCTGTAAAAATGTTCAGAATCTCTTTCCAAATCCAATGACCGTTCTAACATCACTATTAAAGGTGCCAGATGACATCTTGAAAgtggatttaaggctgaaaatttcAAAAGATGAAAAAAACCTTGGGTTGTTTTTACTGAAGCACAGGAGAGACTTGGTCAAAGCTACTGATACCGCAGAACCACTCAAACCATATCAAGACTTCATTATAGAT tcaaGGGAGGTTGACACAGCATCCAGAATCTGTGAGCTTCTGAAGTACCAAGGGGAAGAACTTCTTCTGAAAGAAATGCAACAGTGGTCTGTTCCTACTTTTCCTGTAAGTGGCCATGACCTAAGGAAAATGGGAATTTCATCTGGGAAAGAAATTGGAATACTCTTACAGCAGTTACGGGATAAATGGAAAAACAGTGGATACCAAATGGATAAGGAAGAACTATTAAGCTATGTAAACAAGGTATAA
- the TRNT1 gene encoding CCA tRNA nucleotidyltransferase 1, mitochondrial isoform X1 translates to MRVGVQQYLKGHRFPLPAVYGGTCGWMWSHLFLLGYKAGFPLSPRHSTGVKILWQSLFTMKLESSEFQSLFTPGLNSIAELFDKAKYELRIAGGAVRDLLSGMKPQDIDFATTATPIQMKEMLQAAGVRMINSRGEKHGTITARLHQENFEITTLRIDLVTDGRHAEVEFTTDWEKDAERRDLTINSMFLGLDGTLYDYFNGYDDLKNNRVRFVGHANQRIQEDYLRILRYFRFYGRIAEKPGDHDSKTLEAIKENAKGLAGISGERIWMELKKILVGNHVNNLIRLMYELDVAGYIGLPINGSLQEFDTVCKNVQNLFPNPMTVLTSLLKVPDDILKVDLRLKISKDEKNLGLFLLKHRRDLVKATDTAEPLKPYQDFIIDSREVDTASRICELLKYQGEELLLKEMQQWSVPTFPVSGHDLRKMGISSGKEIGILLQQLRDKWKNSGYQMDKEELLSYVNKV, encoded by the exons atgagagtaggagtccaacaatatctgaagggccacaggttcccccttcCTGCTGTATATGGTGGCACCTGCGGATGG ATGTGGAGTCATCTGTTCCTTTTGGGCTATAAGGCAggttttcccctctccccccgccacagcacaggggttaaaATCCTGTGGCAATCTTTATTTACAATGAAACTTGAATCTTCAGAATTCCAGTCCCTCTTCACGCCAGGACTGAACAGCATTGCAG AATTATTTGACAAAGCAAAGTATGAACTAAGAATAGCAGGTGGTGCTGTTAGAGACTTACTCAGTGGAATGAAACCACAGGATATTGACTTTGCCACCACTGCCACTCCTATTCAGATGAAGGAAATGCTCCAGGCTGCAGGTGTCCGAATGATCAACAGCAGAGGAGAAAAACATGGAACCATCACTGCCAGG CTCCATCAGGAGAACTTTGAAATTACCACACTTAGAATTGACCTGGTTACTGATGGGAGACATGCAGAAGTGGAATTCACAACTGACTGGGAAAAAGATGCTGAGAGGAGAGATCTCACAATCAATTCTATGTTCTTAG GCTTGGATGGAACACTTTATGATTATTTCAATGGCTatgatgatttaaaaaacaacagggtCAGATTTGTAGGACATGCAAACCAGAGAATACAAGAGGATTACTTAAGAATTCTACGATACTTCAG ATTTTATGGGCGTATTGCAGAAAAGCCTGGTGACCATGACTCTAAAACTCTGGAAGCAATCAAAGAAAATGCCAAAGGTTTGGCTGGAATATCGGGCGAGAGGATCTGGATGGAGCTGAAAAAAATTCTCGTTGGGAACCATGTTAATAACCTCATCCGGCTTATGTATGAGCTTGATGTGGCTGGCTATATAG GATTACCTATAAATGGGAGCTTACAGGAGTTTGACACAGTCTGTAAAAATGTTCAGAATCTCTTTCCAAATCCAATGACCGTTCTAACATCACTATTAAAGGTGCCAGATGACATCTTGAAAgtggatttaaggctgaaaatttcAAAAGATGAAAAAAACCTTGGGTTGTTTTTACTGAAGCACAGGAGAGACTTGGTCAAAGCTACTGATACCGCAGAACCACTCAAACCATATCAAGACTTCATTATAGAT tcaaGGGAGGTTGACACAGCATCCAGAATCTGTGAGCTTCTGAAGTACCAAGGGGAAGAACTTCTTCTGAAAGAAATGCAACAGTGGTCTGTTCCTACTTTTCCTGTAAGTGGCCATGACCTAAGGAAAATGGGAATTTCATCTGGGAAAGAAATTGGAATACTCTTACAGCAGTTACGGGATAAATGGAAAAACAGTGGATACCAAATGGATAAGGAAGAACTATTAAGCTATGTAAACAAGGTATAA